In a genomic window of Halobiforma lacisalsi AJ5:
- a CDS encoding winged helix-turn-helix domain-containing protein, producing MTERDDLAPEDAFALVGDETRARIIRVLNEERDGKGAPPVLSFSELYDRFDEVGSSQFNYHLQKLVGHFVERTEDGYRVRPEGMALYRTLRGGTFRRLESTAPIDVGLNCYCCGAAVTATYEDGVLTVQCPDCDHLYLTSTRIPSRSVDDEEALLSRLDQFDRHKLLAFNRGVCPTCAHAIESRFVPAAEAPFPHTEERDLYLHRSCERCGNVDYVSVGKSLLEHPAVVSFLREHGTDPRERFQWEFEFAMTDRFTTVRSRDPWTVAIELTRDGETLELIVDEEGSVRERTRSTG from the coding sequence ATGACCGAGCGGGACGATCTCGCACCCGAGGACGCGTTCGCACTGGTCGGCGACGAAACGCGGGCACGGATCATCCGCGTTCTCAACGAGGAACGGGACGGCAAGGGGGCACCGCCCGTGCTTTCCTTCTCGGAGCTGTATGACCGCTTCGACGAGGTCGGGAGCAGCCAGTTTAACTACCACCTGCAGAAGCTGGTCGGCCACTTCGTGGAGCGAACCGAGGACGGCTACCGGGTCCGGCCGGAGGGGATGGCCCTGTACCGGACGCTTCGGGGCGGTACCTTCCGGCGCCTCGAGTCGACGGCACCGATCGACGTGGGGTTGAACTGTTACTGCTGTGGGGCGGCCGTAACCGCGACCTACGAGGACGGTGTCCTGACCGTCCAGTGTCCGGACTGCGATCACCTCTATCTCACGAGTACCAGGATTCCGTCGCGGTCGGTCGACGACGAGGAGGCGTTGCTCTCGCGGCTGGACCAGTTCGATCGACACAAGCTTCTGGCGTTCAACCGCGGCGTCTGTCCGACGTGTGCCCACGCGATCGAATCCCGGTTCGTGCCCGCAGCCGAAGCACCGTTCCCCCACACGGAGGAGCGTGACCTCTATCTCCACCGATCCTGCGAACGTTGTGGGAACGTCGACTACGTCTCCGTCGGCAAATCCCTCCTCGAGCACCCGGCGGTCGTCTCGTTCCTCCGCGAGCACGGAACCGACCCCAGGGAACGGTTCCAGTGGGAGTTCGAGTTCGCGATGACCGACCGCTTCACGACGGTCCGGTCGCGCGATCCCTGGACCGTGGCGATCGAACTGACGCGAGACGGCGAGACCCTGGAGTTGATCGTCGACGAGGAGGGGTCGGTGAGGGAACGGACCCGCTCGACGGGATAA
- a CDS encoding DUF4382 domain-containing protein, protein MTEKQSNPNRDRADWSFDHGVDRRTFLAAGGGVSATLLAGCSSDSGSESADGDSDDGDTDDSTGTFRLLISDMPADIGDFDRLDVTLDSARIFDGEAEDAKEEEQEGDDANEEDERDEEEVDDEKEEEDDTADGEEEESDTEKDDTEDADDEKAEKENENENEKEDDEEERGFYVVDLEGATVDLTQVVGDKAMPVGELDLSEGTYQKIELHVADVEGIVDGAEATVKVPSEKLQLTKPFEVRAGESVDFVFDINVVKRGQGNDYNLTPVISKSGVKGEDVEVEEVPEGGESEAEDGDEEAADETDGDDEGDQDDEDNEDEEDKETDEGGEGDEKGNESETGDGENEETDGT, encoded by the coding sequence ATGACCGAAAAGCAGTCGAACCCGAATCGCGATCGAGCCGACTGGTCGTTCGATCACGGCGTCGACCGCCGGACGTTTCTCGCCGCCGGCGGAGGCGTGAGTGCGACGCTACTCGCCGGTTGTAGCTCGGACTCGGGAAGCGAGTCGGCCGACGGCGACAGCGACGACGGCGATACCGACGACTCCACGGGGACCTTCCGGTTGCTCATCAGCGACATGCCGGCCGACATCGGGGACTTCGACAGACTGGACGTCACCCTCGACAGCGCCCGTATCTTCGATGGCGAGGCCGAGGACGCAAAAGAGGAAGAACAGGAAGGTGACGACGCAAACGAAGAAGACGAACGCGACGAGGAAGAGGTGGACGACGAGAAAGAAGAGGAAGACGATACTGCGGACGGCGAGGAGGAAGAAAGCGACACGGAGAAAGACGACACCGAGGACGCGGACGACGAGAAAGCGGAAAAGGAAAATGAAAATGAAAATGAAAAGGAAGACGACGAGGAGGAGCGCGGGTTCTACGTCGTCGACCTCGAGGGCGCGACCGTAGATCTGACGCAGGTCGTCGGCGACAAAGCGATGCCGGTCGGCGAACTCGACCTGTCGGAAGGGACCTATCAAAAGATCGAACTCCACGTCGCGGACGTCGAAGGGATCGTCGACGGCGCCGAAGCCACCGTGAAGGTCCCGTCCGAGAAACTACAGCTCACCAAGCCGTTCGAAGTTCGGGCCGGCGAGTCCGTCGACTTCGTGTTCGACATCAACGTGGTCAAGCGCGGGCAGGGGAACGACTACAACCTCACGCCCGTGATCTCGAAGAGCGGAGTCAAGGGCGAGGACGTCGAGGTCGAAGAGGTACCCGAAGGCGGCGAGTCCGAGGCCGAAGACGGCGACGAAGAAGCCGCGGACGAAACCGACGGCGACGACGAGGGCGACCAGGACGACGAAGACAACGAAGACGAGGAAGACAAGGAAACCGACGAAGGCGGGGAAGGCGACGAAAAAGGAAACGAATCGGAGACGGGAGACGGCGAGAACGAAGAGACCGACGGGACCTGA
- a CDS encoding MFS transporter: MVRSITWRFYAYRLSVSNGFYLPLSVLYLERVRGFGLDEIGLIMGAFSIAVVVAELPTGYVGDRLDRRTALAVGNVLSVAFMAGYVVVESPIGYLLLHVLWAFAWAFRSGTADAWLYELLAAVGDDDEFTRYRSRAMTIELTFEAATAAAAGTLAAFIGWNSPFLANAVLAALGVPILFTSPSVGDVRTDRMPSSDSLSVREAVRVLRVQARRPELRWFVAYVALFHGLYSVVRTFEQPVLEEVGISVSGLGLLYAGFKLVAAGAASTTEWISDRLGADGVLPLLAPVYGIAFLGVIGIPALVVPVLFLNRCVRVIVQPIRDQYLNDRLDDMGRATVLSGASMAISVTAGIAKIAAGEVSAAIGLLRFLTAAGIAIAAGGGLLWLSTSPVRPIGASTADDAAPAD; the protein is encoded by the coding sequence ATGGTGCGGTCGATCACCTGGCGGTTCTACGCCTACCGGCTCTCGGTATCGAACGGCTTCTATCTCCCACTGAGCGTCCTCTACCTCGAGCGGGTTCGCGGGTTCGGGCTCGACGAGATCGGGCTGATAATGGGCGCGTTCTCGATCGCAGTCGTCGTGGCGGAACTGCCGACGGGGTACGTGGGGGATCGACTCGATCGACGGACCGCTCTCGCCGTCGGCAACGTCCTCTCCGTGGCGTTCATGGCGGGATACGTCGTCGTCGAGTCGCCGATCGGGTATCTCCTGTTGCACGTCCTCTGGGCGTTCGCGTGGGCGTTTCGGTCGGGAACGGCCGACGCGTGGCTGTACGAACTCCTCGCCGCCGTCGGCGACGACGACGAGTTTACCCGGTACCGGTCCCGTGCGATGACGATCGAGTTGACCTTCGAGGCGGCGACCGCTGCCGCCGCGGGGACGCTCGCAGCCTTCATCGGCTGGAACAGTCCGTTCCTCGCCAACGCGGTGCTTGCCGCCCTCGGCGTCCCGATCCTGTTCACGTCGCCATCCGTCGGCGACGTTCGAACCGACCGGATGCCGTCGTCCGACTCTCTGTCGGTCCGGGAGGCCGTCCGCGTCCTCCGGGTACAGGCCCGCCGCCCGGAGCTCCGCTGGTTCGTCGCGTACGTGGCCCTCTTTCACGGGCTGTACTCGGTTGTCAGGACCTTCGAGCAACCCGTCCTCGAGGAAGTCGGGATCTCCGTATCGGGGTTGGGATTGCTGTACGCGGGTTTCAAGCTCGTCGCGGCCGGCGCAGCCTCGACGACGGAGTGGATCTCCGATCGGCTGGGGGCCGACGGCGTGCTTCCGTTACTCGCCCCCGTATACGGCATCGCCTTTCTCGGCGTCATCGGAATTCCGGCGCTCGTCGTACCGGTCCTGTTTCTCAACCGGTGCGTTCGCGTGATCGTTCAGCCGATCCGCGATCAGTACCTCAACGATCGGTTGGACGACATGGGACGCGCGACCGTGCTTTCGGGAGCGTCGATGGCGATCTCGGTGACTGCCGGTATCGCGAAGATCGCCGCCGGCGAGGTCTCGGCCGCGATCGGCTTGCTCCGATTCCTCACGGCGGCGGGAATCGCTATCGCGGCGGGCGGCGGACTGCTCTGGCTCTCGACGTCGCCGGTTCGGCCGATCGGTGCGTCGACGGCCGACGACGCGGCTCCTGCGGACTGA
- a CDS encoding HIT family protein, with translation MSTIFSQIVEGEIPARVVYEDETTLAFLDANPLAPGHTLVIPKDEYERLDDVPEDVAEDLYATIHRMVPAVEEAVDADATTVAFNNGEAAGQEVPHVHCHIVPRFEGDGGGPIHAVAGDRPDLEDDELDDIAADIESRT, from the coding sequence ATGAGTACGATCTTCAGCCAGATCGTCGAGGGAGAGATTCCCGCACGCGTCGTGTACGAAGACGAGACCACGCTGGCGTTCCTGGACGCGAACCCGCTCGCGCCCGGGCACACGCTGGTGATCCCGAAAGACGAGTACGAACGGCTGGACGACGTCCCAGAGGACGTCGCGGAGGATCTCTACGCGACGATCCACCGCATGGTCCCGGCGGTCGAGGAGGCGGTCGACGCCGACGCGACGACCGTCGCGTTCAACAACGGCGAGGCCGCCGGCCAGGAGGTGCCCCACGTCCACTGTCACATCGTCCCCCGGTTCGAGGGCGACGGCGGCGGCCCGATCCACGCGGTCGCGGGCGACCGCCCCGACCTCGAGGACGACGAACTCGACGACATCGCCGCGGATATCGAGTCTCGAACCTGA
- a CDS encoding uracil-DNA glycosylase has translation MSPRDSDPDSRGSGRPADPAFPDDDHGLELEPDCTRCPALVDARERISWGNGPEDASIVVVGEAPGYGNPDADRWKGGNWTGKAYTSRHSGRRIRRLLERVGFGDDAYYTNAVKCFPSEARGASESASGETASHDPADETTNREPTPEERSNCRPHLLTELEVVDPAIVLATGKHATKTMLAAERAAERAAERAAERAAERAAERAAERAAGEDVEDGPRLDGFVDSVLEPIRCDALGVHLVPVFHPSYQDVWIGRLGYEPAEYRAAIRDALEAAI, from the coding sequence GTGTCTCCTCGCGATTCCGATCCCGATTCGAGGGGGAGCGGCCGTCCGGCCGACCCGGCGTTCCCCGACGACGACCACGGACTCGAACTCGAGCCCGACTGTACCCGGTGTCCGGCGCTCGTCGACGCCCGCGAGCGCATCTCGTGGGGAAACGGCCCCGAGGACGCGAGCATCGTCGTCGTCGGCGAAGCGCCCGGCTACGGGAACCCGGACGCCGACCGCTGGAAGGGCGGCAACTGGACGGGGAAGGCCTACACTTCGCGTCACTCCGGCCGGCGGATCAGACGGCTGCTCGAGCGCGTCGGCTTCGGGGACGATGCCTACTACACGAACGCGGTGAAGTGTTTCCCGAGCGAGGCGCGTGGTGCCTCGGAGTCGGCGAGCGGTGAAACCGCGAGCCACGATCCGGCGGACGAGACGACGAACCGGGAGCCGACACCCGAGGAGCGTTCGAACTGCCGGCCACACCTGTTGACGGAACTCGAGGTCGTCGACCCGGCGATCGTCCTCGCGACGGGAAAGCACGCGACGAAGACGATGCTCGCGGCGGAACGAGCGGCGGAACGAGCGGCGGAACGAGCGGCGGAACGAGCGGCGGAACGAGCGGCGGAACGAGCGGCGGAACGAGCGGCGGGCGAGGACGTCGAGGACGGCCCGCGACTCGACGGGTTCGTCGATAGCGTCCTCGAGCCGATTCGCTGCGACGCGCTGGGCGTCCACCTCGTTCCCGTGTTCCACCCCTCGTACCAGGACGTCTGGATCGGCCGCCTCGGCTACGAACCGGCGGAGTACCGGGCCGCGATCCGGGACGCCCTCGAGGCGGCCATCTGA
- the ileS gene encoding isoleucine--tRNA ligase produces the protein MSRFGEVDDQYDPHALEQRVFDYWDDVDAYEQTVEHRSDGESFFFVDGPPYTSGSAHMGTTWNKTLKDVYLRFFRMQGYDVTDRPGYDMHGLPIETRVEEQLGFENKKDIEEYGEENFIEACKEYAEEQLEGLQEDFQDFGVWMDWSDPYKTVRPEYMEAAWWGFAKAAERGLVEKGHRSISQCPRCETAIANNEVEYEDVEDPSIYVKFDLADREGSIVIWTTTPWTIPANTFVAVDEEGDYVGVRAEKDGEAELLYVAEAKHEEVLKEGRYEDYEIVEELTGEELIGWSYDHPLAEEVPDHPDHEGAGEVYAADYVDTGGDGTGLVHSAPGHGEEDFERGRELGFPIFCPVGGDGVYTDEAGKYEGQFVKEADDEIIADLEDNGALLASSTVHHSYGHCWRCDTGIIQIVTDQWFITITDVKDELLENIEDSQWHPDWARDNRFRDFVEEAPDWNVSRQRYWGIPLPVWTPEDRDDDEDRIVVSDREELAERVDQDVDPDEVDLHKDTVDDLTITEDGTTYTRVPDVFDVWLDSSVASWGTLDFPEDDSKFDELWPADFILEAHDQTRGWFWSQLGMGTAALGEIPYEEVLMHGHALMPDGRAMSKSKDILIDPHEAIDRHGRDVMRLFLLSNNPQGDDMRFSWDGMQTMEDHLRTLWNVFRFPLPYMRLDDFDPQETTLEDVDEDLELVDEWVLARLQSTKAEMTEHFDDRRQDKAVDALLEFVVEDVSRFYVQAVRERMWEEDDSASKEAAYATIYRVLRETVALLAPYAPFITDEIYGTLTGDAGYDTVHMEDWPEIEEDWVDEQLEEDVAFLRAIEEAGANARQQAGRKLRWPVPRVVVAADDDRAAEAVERHTDLLAERLNAREIELVSAEDRWEELQYSAEADMSELGPAFGDRAGRVMNALNEARIDEPDLDLLEDAVSDVLEEGESITEEMVSFVTETPDDIAGTAFGLNGDDRGVAYVDASLTEDIESEGYAREVIRRVQEMRKDLELDVEERIALDLEIDDDRVADLVAEREDLIREEVRADELRAVEDGDGHRKEWDVDGVTMEIAVEPLAAAEASD, from the coding sequence ATGAGCAGATTCGGCGAGGTCGACGACCAGTACGATCCGCACGCCTTGGAGCAGCGGGTCTTCGACTACTGGGACGACGTCGACGCCTACGAGCAGACGGTCGAGCACCGCTCCGACGGTGAATCGTTCTTCTTCGTCGACGGGCCGCCGTACACCTCCGGGTCGGCCCACATGGGGACCACCTGGAACAAGACGCTGAAGGACGTCTACCTCCGGTTCTTCCGGATGCAGGGGTACGACGTCACCGACCGGCCCGGCTACGACATGCACGGGCTCCCCATCGAGACCCGCGTCGAGGAGCAACTCGGGTTCGAGAACAAGAAGGACATCGAGGAGTACGGCGAGGAGAACTTCATCGAGGCCTGCAAGGAGTACGCCGAGGAGCAACTCGAGGGCCTGCAGGAGGACTTCCAGGACTTCGGCGTCTGGATGGACTGGTCGGACCCCTACAAGACGGTCCGGCCGGAGTACATGGAGGCCGCCTGGTGGGGCTTTGCGAAGGCTGCCGAACGGGGCCTGGTCGAGAAGGGCCACCGTTCGATCTCGCAGTGTCCCCGGTGTGAGACGGCCATCGCGAACAACGAAGTCGAGTACGAGGACGTCGAGGACCCCTCGATCTACGTCAAATTCGACCTCGCCGATCGCGAGGGATCGATCGTCATCTGGACGACCACGCCCTGGACGATCCCCGCGAACACCTTCGTCGCCGTCGACGAGGAGGGCGACTACGTCGGCGTCCGCGCGGAGAAAGACGGTGAGGCGGAACTGCTGTACGTCGCCGAGGCCAAACACGAGGAGGTCCTCAAAGAAGGTCGGTACGAGGACTACGAGATCGTCGAGGAACTGACCGGCGAGGAACTGATCGGCTGGTCGTACGACCACCCGCTCGCCGAGGAGGTCCCCGACCACCCCGACCACGAGGGCGCGGGCGAGGTCTACGCCGCCGACTACGTCGACACGGGCGGCGACGGTACAGGGCTCGTTCACTCCGCACCGGGCCACGGTGAGGAGGACTTCGAGCGCGGCCGCGAACTCGGCTTCCCCATCTTCTGTCCCGTCGGCGGCGACGGCGTCTACACCGACGAGGCCGGCAAGTACGAGGGCCAGTTCGTCAAAGAGGCCGACGACGAGATCATCGCCGACCTCGAGGACAACGGCGCGTTGCTCGCGTCGAGCACCGTCCACCACAGCTACGGCCACTGCTGGCGCTGTGACACGGGCATCATCCAGATCGTCACCGACCAGTGGTTCATCACGATCACGGACGTCAAGGACGAACTCTTGGAGAACATCGAGGACAGCCAGTGGCACCCCGACTGGGCCCGGGACAACCGCTTCCGTGACTTCGTCGAGGAAGCGCCGGACTGGAACGTCTCCCGGCAGCGCTACTGGGGCATCCCGCTCCCCGTCTGGACGCCCGAGGACCGTGACGACGACGAGGACCGGATCGTCGTCAGCGACCGCGAGGAACTCGCCGAACGGGTCGACCAGGACGTCGACCCCGACGAGGTCGACCTCCACAAGGACACCGTCGACGACCTGACGATCACCGAGGACGGCACGACCTACACCCGCGTTCCCGACGTCTTCGACGTCTGGCTCGACTCCTCCGTGGCGTCGTGGGGCACGCTCGACTTCCCCGAAGACGACAGCAAGTTCGACGAACTCTGGCCCGCGGACTTCATCCTCGAGGCCCACGACCAGACGCGTGGCTGGTTCTGGTCCCAGCTCGGAATGGGAACGGCGGCGCTCGGCGAGATCCCCTACGAGGAGGTCCTGATGCACGGCCACGCGCTGATGCCCGACGGCCGCGCGATGAGCAAGTCCAAGGACATCCTCATCGACCCCCACGAGGCGATCGACCGCCACGGCCGGGACGTCATGCGGCTGTTCCTCCTCTCTAACAACCCGCAGGGCGACGACATGCGGTTCTCCTGGGACGGCATGCAGACGATGGAGGACCACCTCCGGACGCTGTGGAACGTCTTCCGGTTCCCGCTGCCGTACATGCGCCTGGACGACTTCGATCCCCAGGAGACGACCCTGGAAGACGTGGACGAGGACCTCGAACTCGTCGACGAGTGGGTGCTCGCCCGGCTGCAGTCCACGAAGGCCGAGATGACCGAGCACTTCGATGACCGCCGCCAGGACAAGGCCGTCGACGCCCTCCTCGAGTTCGTCGTCGAGGACGTCTCGCGGTTCTACGTCCAGGCCGTCCGCGAGCGCATGTGGGAGGAAGACGACAGCGCCTCCAAGGAGGCCGCCTACGCGACGATCTACCGCGTGTTGCGGGAGACGGTCGCCCTGCTCGCGCCGTACGCGCCGTTCATCACCGACGAGATCTACGGCACGCTGACCGGCGACGCCGGATACGACACTGTCCACATGGAAGACTGGCCCGAGATCGAGGAGGACTGGGTCGACGAACAACTCGAGGAAGACGTCGCCTTCCTGCGGGCGATCGAGGAAGCGGGTGCGAACGCCCGCCAGCAGGCCGGTCGCAAGCTTCGCTGGCCCGTTCCGCGAGTCGTCGTCGCGGCCGACGACGACCGCGCTGCCGAAGCGGTCGAGCGCCACACCGATCTGCTCGCCGAACGGCTCAACGCCCGCGAGATCGAACTCGTCTCCGCGGAGGACCGCTGGGAGGAGCTCCAGTACAGCGCCGAGGCGGACATGAGCGAACTCGGCCCCGCCTTCGGCGATCGCGCCGGACGGGTGATGAACGCACTCAACGAGGCCCGGATCGACGAGCCTGACCTCGACCTGCTCGAGGACGCGGTCTCCGACGTCCTCGAGGAGGGCGAGTCGATCACCGAGGAAATGGTCTCGTTCGTCACCGAGACGCCCGACGACATCGCGGGAACCGCGTTCGGGCTGAACGGCGACGACCGCGGCGTCGCCTACGTCGACGCCTCGCTGACCGAGGACATCGAGAGCGAGGGCTACGCCCGCGAGGTCATCCGCCGCGTCCAGGAGATGCGCAAGGACCTCGAACTCGACGTCGAGGAACGGATCGCGCTGGACCTCGAGATCGACGACGACCGCGTCGCCGACCTGGTTGCCGAGCGCGAGGATCTGATCCGCGAGGAGGTCCGTGCGGACGAACTCCGCGCGGTCGAGGACGGCGACGGCCACCGCAAGGAGTGGGATGTCGACGGCGTGACGATGGAAATCGCGGTCGAGCCGCTGGCGGCTGCCGAGGCGTCGGACTGA
- a CDS encoding MFS transporter has product MSTPIPTHVADRARRLRRLGAELWSEGRGPILVAVAGGWFLSLGVRMIYPAVLPQLRAAYGLDLTRSGLLITALWVAYALGQLPGGVLDDRIGGGRVLVASTGVSAVALTFVVVAGSVPVLFAATILFGFATALYGVARFTILTTNYPDHGGTAIGLTMAAGDLGNTLLPPLAGALAVALAWELGFAAAIPLFLLATVGIHLTVPGDGSSGGTASASNGSGPGFLETLRRIGGALRGRAVLTVAGVQTLGYCVWQAFTGFYPTYLVEAKGIAPTTATVLFGGFFALGTLVKPLAGSAYDARGMRRSLPVVLLAITAAMALLPLVEGIAALTAVTALASGVLGYGTITLTYLTNALPEDVQGTGLGSLRTGYMLIGAGSPTVVGALADAGYFDEAFLLLAAVAGVALALSLSVPSTGSA; this is encoded by the coding sequence ATGTCGACGCCGATACCGACACACGTCGCCGACCGGGCCAGGCGACTTCGGCGCCTCGGGGCCGAACTCTGGAGCGAGGGCCGGGGTCCGATCCTCGTCGCCGTCGCCGGCGGCTGGTTCCTCTCGCTCGGGGTCCGGATGATCTACCCCGCCGTCTTGCCCCAACTGCGGGCCGCCTACGGTCTCGACCTGACGCGGTCGGGACTGCTCATCACCGCGCTCTGGGTGGCGTACGCGCTCGGACAGCTCCCCGGCGGTGTCCTCGACGATCGGATCGGCGGCGGCCGCGTCCTCGTCGCGAGTACCGGCGTCTCGGCGGTCGCGCTGACGTTCGTCGTCGTCGCGGGCTCGGTCCCGGTACTGTTCGCAGCGACGATCCTGTTCGGCTTCGCGACCGCGCTGTACGGCGTCGCCCGGTTTACGATCCTCACGACGAACTACCCCGACCACGGTGGGACCGCGATCGGGCTGACGATGGCCGCGGGCGATCTCGGCAACACCCTCCTGCCGCCGCTTGCCGGCGCGCTCGCGGTCGCGCTCGCCTGGGAACTGGGCTTTGCCGCCGCGATCCCGCTGTTTCTCCTCGCGACCGTCGGCATCCACCTCACCGTGCCGGGCGACGGCTCGAGCGGCGGGACCGCGTCGGCCTCGAACGGGAGCGGGCCCGGTTTCCTCGAGACCCTTCGCAGGATCGGCGGTGCCCTGCGAGGGCGGGCGGTCCTGACCGTCGCGGGGGTTCAGACGCTCGGGTACTGCGTCTGGCAGGCGTTCACGGGCTTTTACCCCACGTATCTCGTCGAGGCGAAGGGGATCGCGCCGACGACCGCGACGGTCCTGTTCGGCGGCTTCTTCGCGCTCGGGACGCTCGTGAAGCCGCTGGCCGGATCAGCGTACGACGCCCGCGGAATGCGCCGCTCGCTGCCGGTCGTCCTCCTCGCGATCACGGCCGCGATGGCGTTGCTTCCGCTCGTCGAGGGGATCGCCGCGTTGACTGCCGTCACCGCGCTCGCCAGCGGCGTCCTCGGATACGGGACGATCACGCTCACCTACCTCACGAACGCGCTCCCCGAGGACGTCCAGGGGACCGGCCTGGGATCGTTGCGGACCGGTTACATGCTGATCGGGGCCGGGAGTCCGACGGTCGTGGGGGCGCTGGCGGACGCCGGTTACTTCGACGAGGCGTTTCTCCTGCTGGCGGCCGTCGCCGGGGTGGCGCTTGCACTCTCGCTTTCGGTCCCGTCGACGGGGTCCGCCTGA